From Synergistaceae bacterium, the proteins below share one genomic window:
- a CDS encoding DUF262 domain-containing protein — protein MCCNRSIQRQISYKNFNDKDEYFLGSLVVFKNADDFLEVIDGQQRLITLTLLLRAFYEAYGENMKDSDSHDRKRDIEKCLWKTPEPGEKLNMSELKIFSLVATENESQEFTNIMLTGKADPASKSRYASNYRLFQGAIKNFLDSFPNYLQFMTHRILANCSVLPIEAINQSTALRIFSTLNDRGKPLSDSDIFKAKLYKAFSNNGQKDLFIAKWRDFENICSKSTTVDDIFMRYMYCVRAFAGIRDSGLESLRDFYSRDDNKFSLLNRDYAKTFDDLITLADFWKDITVQETKRFSDRVLKQLFILHHMPTNMWTFLVSVYFMANKGDNGILNEKDFCDFLRKITAFILASRLVRPGNNAPFFNEMASIASGHANNFSGYEFDIKQVRERLSHFDFLNSSKLTKSFVVWQVFQDKQQILLSLESKFDIEHILPRRRENELSNKSNLESIGNKSLLEREINIRASDYRFRDKANYYLGNTGKKRTNIHELIELADGLENFTEQDIITRTQKIFDGFVKFIQANNLAK, from the coding sequence ATGTGCTGCAATAGAAGCATACAGCGGCAAATCTCCTATAAAAATTTCAATGACAAAGACGAATATTTTTTAGGTTCGCTCGTTGTGTTCAAGAATGCTGATGACTTTCTCGAAGTTATTGACGGCCAGCAAAGATTAATTACTCTCACGCTTTTATTGCGGGCATTCTACGAGGCTTACGGCGAAAATATGAAAGATTCCGACTCACACGACAGAAAACGAGACATAGAAAAATGTTTATGGAAGACTCCCGAACCAGGCGAAAAATTAAATATGTCAGAGCTAAAAATTTTCTCACTCGTCGCTACAGAAAACGAGTCGCAGGAATTTACAAATATAATGCTCACTGGTAAAGCTGATCCCGCAAGCAAAAGCAGATACGCATCAAATTACAGACTCTTTCAGGGGGCAATAAAAAATTTTCTCGACTCTTTCCCGAATTACCTGCAATTTATGACTCATAGAATATTAGCAAATTGTTCGGTCCTACCCATCGAGGCAATTAATCAAAGCACAGCACTACGAATTTTTTCGACACTTAATGACAGGGGCAAGCCGTTATCTGACTCGGACATCTTCAAGGCAAAATTATATAAAGCGTTCTCTAATAATGGCCAGAAAGATTTATTTATCGCAAAGTGGCGCGATTTCGAGAATATTTGCAGCAAAAGTACTACAGTTGACGATATTTTTATGCGTTATATGTATTGCGTAAGAGCTTTTGCAGGGATTCGCGACTCAGGACTTGAGAGCCTCAGAGACTTTTACAGCCGCGATGATAATAAATTTTCACTGTTAAATCGTGATTATGCTAAAACTTTTGATGATTTGATTACGCTCGCTGACTTCTGGAAAGATATTACAGTGCAGGAGACTAAAAGATTTTCTGATAGAGTGCTCAAGCAATTATTTATTTTGCACCACATGCCAACTAATATGTGGACGTTTCTTGTTTCTGTTTATTTTATGGCGAATAAGGGCGATAACGGAATATTGAACGAGAAAGATTTTTGCGATTTCTTGCGGAAAATTACAGCTTTTATTCTCGCGTCAAGACTCGTTAGACCCGGAAATAATGCACCCTTCTTTAACGAAATGGCAAGTATCGCGTCTGGACATGCAAATAATTTCAGCGGTTATGAGTTCGATATTAAGCAAGTCCGCGAAAGACTCTCACATTTCGATTTTCTCAACAGCAGCAAATTAACAAAAAGTTTCGTGGTCTGGCAAGTGTTTCAAGATAAGCAGCAAATTTTGTTGTCGCTAGAGTCTAAATTCGACATTGAACACATTTTACCGAGAAGGCGCGAGAATGAGTTAAGCAATAAATCTAATCTTGAATCTATCGGCAATAAATCATTACTTGAACGCGAAATTAATATTAGAGCCTCTGACTACAGATTCAGGGACAAAGCTAATTACTATCTCGGCAATAC
- a CDS encoding DUF262 domain-containing protein has translation MSFCRKKILFFSCRIINALIRGKKKNVRTFALPENGKFNPKSEYFLGSIVVFKNNNEQFEVIDGQQRLITLLLLLRAFHTTFEINNDNAFDSDKISAVCKQIAKCIWKTDEYYKPFYDQLKIDSQVATDDSTNELFNILREGLIYNESTSRYMQNYKFYLGKINELQNNKVNWLDLPNRILNNCVLFPITAGSQDTALRIFSTLNDRGKPLSDSDIFKVQLYKAFSAQGKRDDFIKKWQILEAACNKIFSSAKDTPMNELFNRYMHYERAIEGLKDSTQIGSRAFYERDNYKLFRVDHERVFKNLVMLANFWYDVFSQNEDNLSPRALKKLFILNYAPNSMWTFLVSVYYLHNQDSFDDEDFCGFLDKLTAFIWAFTIKNGGSSTNKLRPPFYKEMLNIVNNKPITFAEYR, from the coding sequence ATGAGCTTTTGTCGGAAAAAGATTCTTTTTTTCTCGTGCCGGATTATCAACGCCCTTATACGTGGGAAGAAAAAGAATGTTCGGACGTTCGCACTCCCAGAAAACGGAAAATTTAATCCCAAAAGCGAATATTTTCTCGGATCCATCGTCGTATTCAAGAATAATAACGAACAATTTGAAGTCATCGACGGCCAGCAGAGATTAATTACTTTGTTATTGTTGCTGCGCGCATTCCACACCACATTTGAAATAAATAACGATAACGCTTTTGACTCAGACAAAATCTCCGCCGTATGCAAGCAAATAGCAAAATGTATCTGGAAAACTGACGAATACTACAAACCTTTTTATGATCAGCTGAAAATCGATTCTCAAGTCGCAACCGATGATAGCACTAACGAACTTTTTAATATTTTGCGCGAAGGATTAATATACAACGAAAGCACTTCACGTTATATGCAGAATTATAAATTTTATCTCGGCAAAATTAACGAATTACAGAATAATAAAGTTAACTGGCTCGACCTCCCTAACAGAATATTAAATAATTGCGTGCTTTTCCCGATTACAGCCGGCAGCCAAGATACTGCATTACGAATTTTTTCGACGCTCAATGACAGGGGCAAGCCGTTATCTGACTCGGATATCTTCAAGGTTCAATTATATAAAGCATTCTCCGCACAAGGTAAGAGAGACGATTTTATAAAAAAATGGCAGATTTTAGAGGCTGCCTGCAATAAAATTTTCTCGTCAGCTAAAGACACACCTATGAACGAATTATTTAACCGCTATATGCATTATGAACGCGCTATAGAAGGCCTCAAGGACAGCACGCAAATCGGCAGCAGAGCATTTTATGAACGCGATAACTATAAATTATTTCGTGTTGATCATGAAAGAGTATTTAAAAATTTAGTTATGCTAGCTAATTTCTGGTATGACGTTTTCAGCCAGAATGAAGACAATTTATCACCGCGCGCACTCAAGAAATTATTTATTCTCAATTATGCCCCTAATTCTATGTGGACGTTTCTCGTTTCTGTCTACTATCTGCATAATCAAGACTCTTTTGATGACGAAGATTTTTGCGGATTTCTCGATAAATTAACGGCCTTTATCTGGGCTTTCACTATTAAAAACGGAGGTTCAAGCACTAATAAACTTCGTCCGCCGTTCTATAAAGAAATGCTCAATATCGTAAATAATAAACCTATCACTTTTGCTGAATATAGATAG